AAAACCCAATTACCATACAAACAAAAGATTCTACactttggccactaggagtgctattcgATGACATTCTGGGTGGACACTTGCGCTAGCATTATTCATTACATCAGCATACTTTGAAAATGATCAACTCAAGGCCAATGTGGCCAAGTAAtgatcacacacatattttgatCATTAGAAAGATAACTTTCTATAGTTGGCCACTAGGGGGAGCTATTCAACATAAGATTTGGGCAAAAGTGTCCATCATATCATTCCTCTTTTTGAGGATCATCAACTGAAGGACAACTGAcagaaaatgtcatattttgattgtatactttggccactagagggtgctattcAACAGACGATATTGGCTGGATATGTGCACCAGGATCCTTCCTctatattttctaaaatataacaaactatAAAAAGAAGTTATCAAAGATGGCTCTTTCTCTTACCTGCTTTTTCTGATAAGTGTAGAGTTAATGATTCACTGCTTGACTGCAATTTCTCCAATAAGGCAGGACTAACAAACAAAGAGAACAGTAGATAAAAGTCACATATTgtgaaataattttttgttcagccaaggaaaatacgagtgacctaaggggccttgtcactatgagttgctagacaagtagtgacaaacctttagtaacaagtattttccagctgaatgaagaaaaatattggagaataatataagtatacttcctcaagcataatttatgaaaattcaggaaaagtaataacaatttggaatgttttgacatATTAATAGTgccacaaaaccagtgatgtagacaatAGTTGTGACACAGAATGACctgggtatataatccatattttctgtctAAAGCCAATAATTTAgcttgagtatggtataatagttattgttgtaAACAGCCTAGATGTTGACATAAAAGAttgatgtattttaatatgGTGCCAAATCCTGCAAGGTTTTCCCACTGATTTCCTTGCTGGAAATCCTTGATGTGCCagaatacatgtaagtacaacAGGGCCTCTTTACGAGGTTTGGAAGTTGAGTCAATCACCAAGGTGATATTTTATattgcagtaatcaatacaagtgtactaaaggcagaaataagtctgactggacttttccttcaagttgatagcagtaatcaatacaagtgtactaaaggtggaaataagtctgactggacttttccttcaagttgatagcagtaatcaatacaagtgtactaaagacagaaataagtctgactaaTAACCTACCTGATTGTAAGCAGATCACACCCAGTTAAAGCCCTGATTTGGTCTGGGTTTCGGAAACTGGCTCCCATGACAACTGTTTTGTAGCCATATTTTTTGTAGTAATTATAGATCTTACTTACACTCTTCACCCCtgtaaatacaatatatgacaaatattgtgaaataacagtttcacCCCTGTAAGTATAAAATAACACAGAAATTGACAACACAAGTTGCAGCCTGTAAGTATAAGATAACACAGAAATTGACAACATAAGTTGCAGCCCTGTAAGTATAAGATAACACAGAAACAGACACAAAACTGACCCATCCCTATAAGATGGCATACCAACTGTAAGtataaaataacacataaatTGACAACACAAGTTGCAGCCCTGTAAGTATAACATAACACAGAAATTGACAACACAAGTTCCAGCCCTGTAAGTATAAGATAACACAGAAACTGGCAACATAAGTTGCAGCCCTGTAAGTATAAGATAACACAGAAACTGACAACATAAGTTGCAGCCCTGTAAGTataaaataacacagaaactGACACGAAACAACAGTTCCATCCCTGTAAAGATGGCATAAAAACTGATGAGATGAATCTTCCCTCCTGTGAATGCAAGATAACACATAAACCAACAGAAAATAACAGGTTATTACTGTAAACATTAtgataaaatgtgaaaaaaataaatttacctGGATCTTCGAGAGGTTCAAAGGTTTTCTGGTCTGTGTTCTTCACATACCAATCATAAATACGACCAACAAATGGTGAGATCAGGGTCACTTTAGCCTCTGCACATGCTACGGCCTAGAGATtgataattaaatattcatatgaaGTCATGAATAtggaaataataattttaaaataatcatACAGCAAATAACTGATGTAGGTCCATGCCATGTTATGGCCTAGGgattaataattaaaatatttatatcaagtcatgaatatgcaaagaataacttaaaaaataattatacagCAATAGCTCTGATGTAGGTCCACGCCATGTTCCTATCAGTTTGTCTATGTCTGTGAAATTTAGTCATATTATCGTATACTGTATAACTAACTttgacagacataaacaaactgctAACAGCATGATGCGAATCTACATTAGAGATACCAGGTACTGTTTATGCATTAATATGTTTCTGTTGATAGTGGGAGCAGGAAGAATTTTTTTAGCACCatcaaagccagttttaattgtCTACTACTGGTAAAACAATTTACTGAAAATGGTTGAAAAACAATGTTCTGATCAGCACATCTCTAGACAACTGCAGCAGGAGTTGCAGCATCTCGAGACAACTGCTGCAAGGGTTGCAGTATCTCTAGACAACTGCTGCAACAGTTGCAACATCTCTAGACAACTGCTGCAAGGGTTGCAGTATCTCTAGACAACTGCTGCAACAGTTGCAACATCTCTAGACAACTGCTGCAAGGGTTGTAATTGTACTTACCTGAGCAAACGAGAACAGCAATGTCATATTGCAATGGATTCCATATTCTTCCTCCAAGACTCTGGGAATAGACAAAGGGAATAATTTATTGAAGCTCAAAAAATCTTACAACAATGACACCACACTGACATGAAAATGGTGAAATAACTGACTGGAAATATGACTAATAATATGACTGGGTTTTATTATAcccttaaagtggtcatatggatgaggattgggtatttatttcgaatttttaatttataaaacaattttatcatggcttcctacttggaaaatcaatatgaaacaacattgactaaatctgtttgtaactcaatacattgcaaaaagctaaaaaaaatgtgtaaaaaatttgttattatacatacaataataaagattttaaGCATTTTATTCatcttttgcaattcattgaactacaaacaaggacttgccatatgttgtttcacattgatttttcaagtaagatgccatgataaaattgttttataaatcaaaaatcaaaaataaatacccaatcctcatccatatggtggTCACTTTAATGATATTATGACACTACAAGCTCCATTCTGAAATCATACCATCATATCTTAAAACATTACTACCAGCATATTTCAAAACTGCTTACCCTGCAAATGTTATGTAACTAATTAGTTATGCTAATAGAAATACTTATTGGGGGCCATAAATCAAACCCGCATGCACATATATATGCCTATAACTATCTCTCTGCCAACTGCCTTGAGAGAAACTCACATCTAAGGATCTAAATAGTAAATAATGAAGGCGTTATGGCTATTAGATCTATCTCTCTGTCAAATGCCTTCAGAGAAACTCACATCTAAAGGTCTAAATAATGAAAGCGTTATGACTATATCTATCTCTCTGCCAACTGCCTGGAGAGAAACTCACATCTAAAGGTCTAAATAATGAAGGCATTATGGCTATATCTATCTCTCTGCCAACTGCCTTGAGAGAAACTCACACTACATCTAAGGGTCTGATAATCAGGGCATTATTTGTTTGATTAAAATACTTTCACTTACTTTGCAGCCTGTACTCCTTCCCAGGTTGTACTAAGTTTGATCAGAATACGTTCTTTGCCAATTCCAGCCTCTTCATACAACTGAATGAACTGTTTGGCCTTATTTATCATGCTTTCTTTGTCAAATGACAACCTGTAGACAAATAAATATTCCAATAAATTGAACTAAAGCAATATATAGACCATTCCAGCATGATTATTCCTGACATGGAAAAGTCAACAGCCAAGTGGAGATTACAGGGTGAACCGATAAATATATTGATAGACCTTACTCATAAATCACGCCCTTTAGTGTTGTCAATGTAGAGATGTAAAGGGTGAAAAGAAATCTGATAAACcatgccctctagtgttgagtTAATGTAGAGATGTAATGGGTGAAAAGATATTTGTAGACCTTTCCAATACACcatgccctctagtgttgagtCATtgtagataataacaataataataacaatatgcaaatttttaaatttttaaacaaatatggccgacagtcGGCCACATTGATTTGGCTGCAAAGCAAAATGTCTCGCATAGTAGTCACCTTTGagccaggtttgattgaaattagGCGAGGGtgaacatacacacacacacacacacatacatgaatgGAACACAATGTAAAAGCCCCTCTACGCTGTGCCTGTTACGGTTAAAAAGCTTACCTGGCATCAACTTCTGTAGATACTCTACCGGGAACAATCTTCAGAATTTCAAgtccaaataaaacaaacaatttatccatggcaatttcaacctgttggtTTACAtcactgcaaaaaaaaatatccaacAGTTTAGTCAAATAATTTATCCATTGCAAAAATGTACTGCATACAATTACtctaaatgtctttatttttgtgtatgaaaaatgtaaacagtgtataagaagcatcctgagctgacaaatataccatatttggacattacataactgccccaataaacactaactttatgagggactgtgttattggttagaattttgtgattttccCTATTCAGTCAGTGGTTTATCACTTTGTTGTTCACATACACatgcaagcacacacacatcagacatgcgtgcgtgcacgcgcatgcacactcacacacacacaaaactgATGGCATCTATGATCTAGGGGTTAGCGATGATTCAAATACCACGTTGGCATCTAAAATTGACTTGTTAACATGTTGGCATCTAGAATTCATTTGATAACATGTTGGAATCTAGAATTCATTTGATAACATGTTGGCATCTAGAATTCATTTGATAACACGTTGGCATCTAGAATTCATTTgataccacgttggcatccagaatTCATTTgataccacgttggcatctAGAATTCATTTgataccacgttggcatctAGAATTCATTTgataccacgttggcatctAGAATTCATTtgataccacattggcatctAGAATTCATTTGATAACACGTAGGCATCTAGAATTC
The Glandiceps talaboti chromosome 23, keGlaTala1.1, whole genome shotgun sequence genome window above contains:
- the LOC144452606 gene encoding transaldolase-like; protein product: MTSPKKLKMASQLDQLKSYTTVVADTGDFEAIKKYKPTDATTNPSLLLAASKMPQYEHLLGEAVKFAQAQSSDVNQQVEIAMDKLFVLFGLEILKIVPGRVSTEVDARLSFDKESMINKAKQFIQLYEEAGIGKERILIKLSTTWEGVQAAKVLEEEYGIHCNMTLLFSFAQAVACAEAKVTLISPFVGRIYDWYVKNTDQKTFEPLEDPGVKSVSKIYNYYKKYGYKTVVMGASFRNPDQIRALTGCDLLTISPALLEKLQSSSESLTLHLSEKAAQKTDIEKVHLDEKSFRYQHNEDSMAVDKLSDGIRKFAADAIKLENMIKEHIQSNNGEK